A DNA window from Paraburkholderia sp. IMGN_8 contains the following coding sequences:
- a CDS encoding porin: protein MKVNPLILASAALWATAAHAQSSVTLYGLLDAGVTYTNNQHVSGTTGHSNVQATSGNLNSDRWGLRGSEDLGSGMHAIFTLENGFSITNGKLGQGGRMFGRQAWVGLATDQYGTVTLGRQYDSVVDYLGPMSLTGTQYGGTQFAHPFDNDNLDNSFRVDNAIKYASANYSGLKFGGVYGFSNQAGAFANNRLYSLGASYNTGPLNVAAAYMEINQPGVNSAGALDGTSSSADAPFTAQRQRVWGAGANYSFGAATVGLVWTQTKLDSATTISTGSPSSPTKFGSASGLSFNNYELNARYDLTPAWRISGAYTFTDGRLSNATTSAKPKWNQISLLSDYALSKRTDLYLEGVYQRVNGASGTVLNGALINGIGAQSATNTQVAVTAGIRTRF, encoded by the coding sequence GTGAAAGTCAACCCTCTAATTCTTGCGTCAGCAGCGCTGTGGGCCACTGCGGCCCATGCGCAGAGCAGCGTGACACTATACGGTCTTCTCGATGCCGGCGTGACATATACGAACAATCAACATGTCAGCGGCACGACAGGTCACAGCAACGTGCAGGCGACCAGCGGCAATCTCAATTCCGACAGATGGGGGCTGCGCGGCAGCGAAGACCTCGGGTCCGGCATGCATGCCATTTTCACGTTGGAGAACGGTTTCAGCATCACCAACGGAAAATTGGGCCAGGGTGGCCGCATGTTCGGCCGCCAGGCCTGGGTGGGTCTCGCGACAGACCAGTACGGCACGGTGACGCTAGGGCGCCAATACGATTCGGTAGTCGACTATCTTGGACCCATGAGCCTGACGGGCACGCAGTATGGCGGCACCCAGTTCGCTCACCCATTTGACAACGATAACCTCGATAACTCGTTTCGCGTCGACAACGCGATCAAGTATGCGAGCGCCAACTATAGTGGTCTGAAGTTCGGCGGCGTCTATGGCTTCTCGAACCAGGCAGGCGCCTTTGCGAACAACCGTCTGTACAGTCTGGGCGCGTCATACAACACCGGTCCGCTGAACGTCGCGGCGGCCTACATGGAGATCAATCAGCCCGGCGTGAATAGTGCCGGCGCCCTGGACGGCACCAGCAGTTCCGCCGACGCACCGTTCACCGCGCAACGTCAGCGCGTCTGGGGCGCAGGCGCGAACTATTCGTTTGGCGCCGCAACAGTCGGACTCGTATGGACTCAGACCAAGCTCGACAGCGCGACCACTATCAGCACCGGCTCGCCATCGAGCCCCACGAAATTCGGTAGCGCAAGCGGCCTTAGCTTCAACAACTATGAACTCAACGCACGCTACGACTTGACGCCGGCGTGGCGTATCTCCGGCGCCTATACATTTACCGATGGCCGCCTGAGCAACGCGACAACGAGCGCCAAACCCAAGTGGAACCAGATTAGCCTGCTGAGCGACTATGCGCTCTCCAAGCGGACGGATCTCTATCTCGAAGGCGTGTATCAACGTGTCAACGGCGCGAGCGGTACCGTGTTGAACGGCGCGTTGATCAACGGCATCGGCGCGCAGTCGGCGACGAACACGCAAGTTGCGGTGACCGCAGGCATCCGCACCCGCTTCTAA
- a CDS encoding NCS1 family nucleobase:cation symporter-1 has protein sequence MEIRDPSPGLYNDDLAPARVRNWGAFSIFNVWTSDVHSLWGYYLAASLFLLCGSFTNFLLAIGLGSLVIFALMNLIGYAGEKTGVPYPVLARASFGVWGANLAALVRAVVACFWYGAQTAAASGAMVALLIRSDSLMAFHKGTHFLGHSGLEVICYAIIWALQLLIIQKGMETVRKFQDLAGPAVWVAMLILAIGLCVKAGGFSFDHGIPMNVLLEKTSDAGVSGEPGSFWALMAVGATWITYFAALYLNFCDFSRYAKNRNAVKKGNLWGLPVNLIAFSLVAGVTTIAAFKVYGEVLLHPEQISAKFDSWVLALIAALTFAVATLGINVVANFVSASFDISNVFPKQISFKKGGYIAAAIALVLYPFAPWEGNAAHFVNAIGATMGPLLGIILVDYYLVAKGNVNVAALYQERGEYRYEGGWNVNALAAAAVGSVFSTFLPNFTNLLPVWWNTYGWFFGVMIGGGMYLIMATLRPRTAIAPTRA, from the coding sequence ATGGAAATCCGCGATCCTTCCCCCGGCCTCTACAACGACGATCTCGCGCCCGCCAGGGTGCGCAACTGGGGTGCCTTCAGCATCTTCAACGTCTGGACCTCGGACGTGCACAGCCTCTGGGGCTACTACCTCGCCGCCAGCCTGTTCCTGCTGTGCGGTAGCTTTACCAACTTCCTGCTGGCGATCGGGCTCGGCTCGCTGGTGATTTTCGCGCTGATGAACCTGATCGGCTACGCCGGCGAGAAGACCGGCGTGCCTTACCCGGTGCTGGCGCGCGCCTCCTTCGGCGTGTGGGGCGCCAACCTGGCGGCGCTGGTGCGCGCCGTGGTGGCCTGCTTCTGGTACGGCGCGCAGACCGCAGCGGCTTCGGGCGCGATGGTCGCGCTGCTAATCCGCAGCGACAGCCTGATGGCGTTCCACAAAGGCACGCACTTCCTCGGCCACTCGGGGCTGGAGGTGATCTGCTACGCGATCATCTGGGCGCTGCAGTTGCTCATCATCCAGAAGGGCATGGAAACGGTGCGCAAATTCCAGGACTTGGCCGGTCCGGCGGTGTGGGTCGCGATGCTGATCCTGGCGATCGGCCTGTGCGTCAAGGCCGGCGGCTTCTCGTTCGACCATGGCATTCCGATGAACGTGCTGCTCGAGAAGACCAGCGACGCCGGCGTCAGCGGCGAGCCCGGCTCGTTCTGGGCGCTGATGGCAGTGGGCGCGACCTGGATCACCTACTTCGCGGCGCTGTACCTGAACTTCTGCGACTTCTCGCGCTACGCAAAGAACCGCAACGCAGTGAAGAAAGGAAATCTGTGGGGCCTGCCGGTCAACCTGATCGCGTTCTCGCTGGTCGCCGGCGTCACCACCATCGCCGCCTTCAAGGTGTACGGCGAAGTGCTGCTGCACCCCGAGCAGATCTCGGCCAAGTTCGACAGCTGGGTGCTGGCTCTCATCGCGGCGCTGACCTTCGCAGTCGCCACACTGGGCATTAACGTGGTGGCCAATTTTGTCTCGGCCTCGTTCGACATCTCCAACGTGTTCCCCAAACAGATCAGCTTCAAGAAGGGCGGCTACATCGCCGCGGCCATCGCGCTGGTGCTCTACCCGTTCGCGCCTTGGGAAGGCAACGCCGCACACTTCGTCAACGCCATCGGCGCCACGATGGGCCCGCTGCTGGGGATCATCCTGGTGGACTACTATCTGGTGGCCAAGGGCAACGTCAACGTCGCGGCGCTCTACCAGGAGCGCGGCGAGTACCGCTACGAAGGCGGCTGGAACGTCAACGCACTGGCCGCGGCGGCGGTCGGCAGCGTGTTTTCGACCTTCCTGCCTAACTTCACCAACCTGCTGCCGGTCTGGTGGAATACCTATGGGTGGTTCTTCGGCGTGATGATCGGCGGCGGCATGTACCTGATCATGGCAACGCTGCGGCCGCGTACCGCGATCGCGCCGACCCGCGCTTGA
- a CDS encoding cation acetate symporter produces the protein MKLIRAFFCAGLASIAALAHATSVIGPVPEHVELNPVAIGMFLLFVLVTLGITRWASRKTRTTKDFYSAGGGITGFQNGLAIAGDYMSAASFLGLSGMVFVFGFDGLIYSIGFLVGWPFVMFLLAEPLRNLGKFTFVDVVAYRFEQAPIRLLTASTSLVVVIFYLVVQMVGAGKLIQLLFGLQYWMAEVVVGALMVIYVFFGGMTATTWVQIIKAVLLLCGATFMAVTALAQFGFSPEEMFRRAVDVHPGALSIMGPGKLLKDPLNALSLGVALMFGTAGFPHILMRFFTVPNAKEARKSVFVATGFIGYFYLLTFIIGFSAIALLAQHAEFFKAAADGHFNLTRDLLGGSNMVAVKLAQAVGGNLFYGFIAAVTFATILAVVAGLTLSGATTVSHDLYACWLARGKTDEVREMRISRVSTLVLSVVAIGLGILFEHINVAFLVGLVAAVAASANFPVLVSSIFWRGMTTRGAVVGGSLGLISAVLLTLFSKSVWVDVLHHAQAPVFLDNPALVSVPLAFAGIWVFSMMDRSARAEQEREAFALQEFYGQTGILSIRAVDH, from the coding sequence ATGAAACTCATTCGCGCCTTCTTCTGCGCGGGCCTCGCATCGATCGCCGCGCTCGCTCATGCCACCTCCGTCATCGGCCCGGTGCCGGAGCATGTTGAACTGAATCCCGTCGCGATCGGGATGTTTCTGCTCTTCGTGCTCGTCACGCTCGGCATCACGCGCTGGGCGTCGCGCAAGACCCGCACGACAAAGGACTTCTACAGCGCGGGCGGCGGCATCACCGGTTTCCAGAACGGGCTCGCCATCGCGGGGGACTATATGTCCGCCGCTTCGTTTCTCGGCCTTTCCGGCATGGTTTTCGTTTTCGGCTTCGATGGCCTGATCTATTCGATCGGCTTTCTCGTCGGCTGGCCGTTCGTGATGTTTCTGCTCGCCGAACCGTTGCGCAATCTCGGCAAGTTCACGTTCGTCGATGTCGTCGCCTACCGTTTCGAGCAGGCGCCCATTCGTCTTCTGACAGCGAGCACGTCGCTCGTCGTCGTGATCTTCTATCTGGTCGTGCAGATGGTCGGCGCGGGCAAGCTGATCCAGTTGCTGTTCGGATTGCAGTACTGGATGGCCGAGGTCGTCGTCGGCGCGCTGATGGTGATCTACGTGTTCTTCGGCGGCATGACGGCGACCACCTGGGTGCAGATCATCAAGGCCGTGCTGCTGCTCTGCGGCGCGACGTTCATGGCCGTCACCGCGCTCGCGCAATTCGGCTTCAGCCCCGAGGAGATGTTTCGACGCGCCGTCGACGTCCATCCCGGCGCGCTGAGCATCATGGGCCCCGGCAAGCTGCTGAAGGACCCGTTGAACGCGCTCTCGCTCGGCGTCGCGCTAATGTTCGGCACGGCGGGGTTCCCGCACATCCTGATGCGCTTCTTCACGGTGCCCAACGCGAAGGAGGCACGCAAGTCCGTGTTCGTCGCCACGGGCTTCATCGGGTATTTCTATCTGCTGACCTTCATCATCGGCTTCTCCGCGATCGCGCTGCTCGCCCAGCATGCCGAGTTCTTCAAGGCCGCCGCCGACGGGCATTTCAACCTCACGCGCGACCTGCTCGGCGGATCGAACATGGTCGCCGTCAAGCTGGCGCAAGCGGTGGGCGGCAACCTGTTCTACGGTTTCATCGCCGCCGTGACATTCGCGACAATCCTGGCGGTCGTGGCGGGCCTCACGCTCTCCGGGGCGACCACCGTGTCGCACGACCTGTACGCCTGCTGGCTCGCGCGCGGCAAAACCGACGAAGTCCGGGAAATGCGCATCTCCCGCGTCTCGACGTTGGTGCTGAGCGTGGTCGCGATCGGGCTCGGCATTCTCTTCGAGCACATCAACGTGGCCTTTCTGGTCGGTCTCGTAGCGGCGGTCGCGGCTAGTGCGAACTTCCCGGTGCTGGTGTCGTCGATTTTCTGGCGCGGCATGACAACTCGCGGCGCAGTGGTCGGCGGAAGCCTCGGGTTGATTTCCGCAGTGCTGCTGACGCTGTTCTCAAAGTCGGTATGGGTCGACGTCCTGCATCACGCGCAAGCGCCGGTGTTCCTCGATAACCCAGCGCTGGTTTCCGTGCCGCTTGCGTTCGCCGGCATTTGGGTATTCTCGATGATGGATCGGAGTGCGCGTGCGGAACAAGAGCGGGAAGCTTTTGCGCTGCAGGAGTTCTATGGACAAACGGGCATCCTGTCGATCAGGGCCGTTGATCATTGA
- a CDS encoding DUF485 domain-containing protein has product MQQALIDSIKASPAYRQLVTSRRRFSFTLTALMIFTYYGFILFVALAPKVLAHPLYAGATTSVGIVVGVGIILIAVGLTGGYVLRANRTFDPSMSALLAKARQGD; this is encoded by the coding sequence AGGCCCTCATCGATTCAATCAAAGCGAGTCCCGCCTACCGGCAGCTCGTCACCTCACGCCGTCGCTTCAGCTTCACGCTGACGGCGTTGATGATCTTCACTTACTACGGCTTCATCCTGTTCGTCGCCCTCGCCCCGAAAGTGCTCGCACATCCGCTGTATGCCGGCGCCACGACGAGCGTGGGTATCGTCGTGGGCGTCGGCATCATCCTGATCGCGGTCGGCCTGACAGGCGGATATGTGCTGCGTGCGAACCGCACGTTCGATCCTTCGATGAGCGCGCTTCTCGCCAAAGCCCGGCAAGGAGACTGA